The nucleotide sequence ttAAAAAGGCCTTCCATATGTTTGCAAAGAGCTGTAAAGAGGTGTACTGATGGATCCTCTTATAAATAAGGCATCGATACATGCCTGATAATGCAAATACCAATAGAACAAACTTCACAGCAGAGCCACTAAAATTAagctaaatctttttttttagtcaatcTTCTTTCACCACTTAAAGTGAGTTACTCAATTGCCAACTTAAACCAGGTCGTACATCTTGATTATACATCACTATCATTCACACCTCCCTCAACGTTACtgataaagtaaaataataaaaaaaagaaaatcaagaatACCTGAAGGACCCGCAACTCTAGATTTTTCTGCATAAGAACTCTTACATGTAGGCACAACCGACCCTATGTAATAATAAGACAagccacaacaacaaaaagaaaacataagtgCTTAACGTAAACGACAGTAAAGATAGACAGAGCAAACTTTTAAAACATACTTTGGTCAGCTCATGTATAAGCAACTCGTCTGATATAAGAGCAATTAGACCATCGAGTGTGATTAGGCAATCAGTCAGCGCCAACGAACACCAGCTATGAACCGGCTCTGGTTTTTTCATAGAAGAAAGATCGATACAGAAGCAAACAACATGTTCAAGCAATGGCAGCATCTGTTTGACAATGAAGTTCACGCCCAACAGTCTCCCTGAAAATTTAACAATACGACAACCACTTAGCTAGATATGAAATTTCCAGGTAGAGAAAGTTGCTTAAACTAACAGATAGGGTGTACCAATTCTGACCAGCAGATCAATCCCATCAGTGGATATTCCTTTTCCGAAGTAACTAATCAGAGGCAGTATAGTCTGTATCAAGGGACAAGTCAGCATCCAAAACAGAAACTCAGAAACACGTAACATACCCGATGAAaggtacatatataaaaatggagTGGaggacaagaacaagaaaacttCTCTGACCTGATGTACTGTAACAGGGGTACCAAGCTCTTCGCTTGAACCAATCAGCAGCACAGAAGCTGCAGAAGCCGAGATCTTGTCCGGAGAATTATACAAGTTTGATATGACTAAAGGATGAATCATTTCAAGATATACTCTCTTTCCAATTTGATTCCATAGTTCCCTCACAAACGAATCTTGAAGAAGTGAAACTTTCAAATGCGAGTAACCTGTGGTCTAACATATGATACTCTGTCAGAAGACATTAATTGAACTTAACAAGATGCTGATACTCTAACCACAGAAATTTAGATCTAGAAATTCCATCAGGAACCAACAATATATGTGTACCAGTAAGATCTTCTGGATAGAAGGCAAGACAAGTCTCTGCACCGCCATTGGTGTCAAAGACTTTGTAAATTCCTTGAGAAGTACATAAGCCAATTCACACTCGTCCACAGATAAAGGTGTTGTGACTAGTGGCAAACAGTACACAGCACACATCTCTGCAACAAATGTTCCCATTGTTTTCAAGGCTCCCTGTTTGGCAAAACTTGCAGCATAACACAAGCGTGTTTGATCTTTAGCCAAAAGGTGAAGAGGAGCAGCAAACAAGTGAGCTGACCTCACTGCAGCTGAGAAATACGGAGAGTCCAGAAGACTCTTTGCTGAGGGCCTCCTACATGTTGCGAAAGGAGAGAGTAATTAGGCATTCACACCTAAAAAGACAAAATGTGTTACTACACATTTTTATCAGCACATATCACACAGTCATAAACACAGTGAAGTAACAAAGAAGAACAGGGTTTAACATAAAGGGTGAGAAAAAAATACCTTCTCCAATCTTGTTCAATACATGCTTCGACAAGTACCTGAGTAGGAGGAGGAAGTTCCTTGACCAATTCAGGTAAGTCACCACCTTCTAAATAAGCAGCCAAAGACGCAGAGTTGAATAGCGGCCGCATCAAATAAAGTTCTGCCAGGACACAGCCTATAGAAAAAATATCCCCTGCAATGTCCTTGGAAAAGTTTCTTGCGCAGAAATCTTGCCGCCATAGTAACAACTCCTGAATTTCTGTCGATGCTTTGTCTCTCACCTCCATATGCTCCAATAGATAATTCAAACTTACACTTGATGGTAAACCTTTGTTTTCTGAAGTTCCAGGGAgactatatttttctttgttagtgTTTTCACTGGAAGAATCATGCAAAGGAGACTCAACTAAGTTTTGATGAAGGTGATACTCTGGACTTAGATGTGATGCATGATCAGAAAATGCAGATGCCTCTTCAGTTTCTTCCAGATAGTCATCAGCTTGGAGGATGATGGACCTCTTGTTGTCCACACCAAAGCCATGGAATGTATGCATTTCTAGTTCATTTCTACTTTGTTCCTTTTCGCGAGAATACCCAAGGCGCACCGGATGAGGCCGGGAAAAGAGTTGACGACGTCCAACTGACCTTGGTATTGTCGGCTCAGATGAAGACAACATAACATTCTTTGCAGTAATAGCAGCCTGTCCTGACATTTTGTAACCAAAAGTAATATCAATCCAGTGATGTATTAAAGATGAAACATGGGGACTTTCCAGGGCATCTCGATGCAATTTAATGAACTCCTCAGGGCTGCTTGTCCATGGAGGTACAGCCAAATCAGACATGCTAGGATGAACGGAGCAAAAGATGCGGGGATCGCAGTAAAACTCAGGGATGCACTCGTCAGGGGTCCAATCATAAAGCCTTTGCATGTCAGAGGGATACTCATTAGGTTCATACACAGACCGAACTGCCTTTCGCAGGACACTCAGTGGTAGTCTTCTTGCTTTGTAGCTGCAAACAGCCAGCTCAGACAGACATTCATCCGAAACATGATGCGGGGACTCAAATGTCGAATAGGTGAAATCTAATTGTTCATCTCCTTTTGCCAATCTCCATTTGCTCTTTCTCAAATCCCGCCAGCCTGAGTCACTATCATTTTCAGGTTTTTTGCTGAAATCTATGACCCATGGCATTACCGGATGAAATGTGTGATCCCCCCACCGTCGACCTGCTAGTTTATTTAATACGAGTAAATACTCAAAATTGCTTAACTCTCCCCTCCACCATTTATTAAAGTAAGTCTGCCAGTCCAAATCTGAAGAAATTTTAAGATCAGCATAAAGGCCATAAGAATAACAACCCTCTGCACACCACCATCTTCTTGAAGAAATTGAACTGGCATCTCTAGAACCTATATCAGGCTTGCTATAGATCTTTAACCAACTCCATAATGAATCAGACAGCAATATGCTTGACGGACGAATGTCACCATGCGAAACCCCCAACCCATGCAAGTGAGCTAACGCAGACAATAGCTGATAAATCAGAAAATCTCTATGCCATTCTGACTTAATAGCACTGGGGCTGTACTGGAGAATATTCTCTAATGTATACGGGGCTTTGGGGAGCACTGAGACCAAACAATCAGATGATGTCAAAAGTCTCAAGACCGGTGCTAGATTTGGATGCCTCAGACATGGAAGTTTGCTGTTTTCCTCTGACAATGGTAACCCAAGAAGACGAAAGAAACTGTGGATTTCTTCTCCAGATGGCTTCCCATCAATCAGGCGATGTAGAGAGGCTAAAACTTGATCTTCTGGACACTCAGAAAGGAAACTAACAGCAAGCTTTTGAAGATCAGATGCAGAACGTTTTCTAACCCGAGCAATTGGTAAAAGTGCAGCTATTCTTCTCCAACATGGAAAACTACCTGAAAGCTCGCAAGTAACGCTTCCACAAGTAATGTTCTCtgtatcatcatcttcattagcCTGAGAGCCACTGGGTGAACAATCAAAACACTCATCAGAATCAACAGCATTATTTGAAGTTCCACCTTCTCGAACTCCAACAACACATCTCTCGctgctaataaaaaaaaaaaagaagtttgctcaaccaaaaatatttgatagatTCAAGTCTTAGCCTAAGGAGAAAAATACCGTACACGTAATTGGCTAAGCAACCATGTTCTTCCTTCCGGAGATACTCCAAAACGAACTGAAACGAAGCGAATtcactagaagaagaagaagaagcagatacTTCCTCGCTAGAATCAGAGACCTACACAAACACCAATTGAAGAAGCAACTCTAATTCCAATACTTCCACCATTGAAATCTAGAATAAAGATAATGACTAGAGGAAGGAGAGTAAAGGGACTAGACCTCAACGACGGCGGAGGATCCAAAAGGTAGCGGCGAATCGGAGAGGCCGTAAGAGAAAACGATCTGGTCGGAGAAGTCTGATTTGATACGTTGATCAAGGCAACCGAAGCAGAGTTCACTTGCTTCACCTCGCATCCCTTAATTTTTTGGGAGGAAGAGAGACGGTCGTCGTCGCAATGGATCCGATCAATCTCGGCGACCTGAAGGAGAAAAAGCGCGGCCAAACAACGCCGTGTTTTCTCCTGAACGACGACGTTTTAACCTTTTcgttattactattattatttttgctttttttttttggtcaccttTTCGTCTCCCTCCTGtcttttatgtttttagatttttttgacaaaattttcaacaaaataaaaaataagacgGCCGTCAAAGGTTTTGGTGATCGGAAATTGCAATGGGAGGTTGCTatctaaaatgaaaaaaagtttataagttttatagcatgatactctcttcttcttctcccccaactctaaaatatatcattttagaTAGTAATCTCAAATGTACCATGAATATAAGTTTTAGAATCAGGAAGTTGAGTTTGATGTGGTTAACTATGTGTCGTCTAGGCTCAAGACTTGTGATGTGTTTCACCTAGGCTTGAGGCTCCAACCCTCAGTGCGCCCACTGGGTAGAGAAGTTGAGTTTAGTGAGATGCTGAACAGAATTGTGGGTGATGATCGGTCTGAGTTTCAAGGCCAAGAAGTTTCGCCTAGGATCGAGACTTGTGTTTCACCTAGGCTCGAGGTTCCAACCAACCAGCTCAGCGCCTCAGTGGGCCCACTGGGTGATGATAGAGAATTTGAGTTTGTGGTGGGTGATGATCGGTATGAGTTTCACGGCTAGACGCTGGACAAGACTGAAAAACTGGACGAAGATGTGGGTGATCAATCAGACTCAGACTCATTGGTTGAAGAATTCGAACATTTTAAACCTCTGTCAGACATATATGGTGAATCTTCTGTGGAAGAACCTTCTATGGGAGAAACTAACACTTCCAACCCTGCATCATCCTGTAAAACGCGATATGGACGTGTGTCTAAACCAGTAGATAGATTCTCTCTTAGTAGTTACTTTGTCAGAGCTTACGAGATTTTGTCTTTTTGCCACTAGGAGAGAATCTATCTACTGGTTTAGACACACGTCCATATCGCGTTTACGGGGTGATGGAGGGCTGGAAGTGTTAGTTTCTCCTATAGAAGGTTCTCCACATAAAATTGACCATATATGTCTGATAGAGGTTTATAATGTTCGAATTCCTCAACCAATGAGTCTGAGTCTGATTGATCACCCACATCTTCGTCCAGTTTTTCAGTCTTGTCCAGCGTTTAGCCGTGAAACTCATATCGATCATCACCCACCGCAAACTCAACTTCTCTATCATCACCCAGTGGGCGCACTGAGGCGTTGAGCTGGTGGGTTGGAGCCTCGAGTCTAGGTGAAACACAAGTCTCGATCCTAGGCGAAACTTCTTGGCCTTGAAACTCAGACCGATCATCAACCACAATTCTGTTCAGCATCTCATTAAACTCAACTTCTCTACCCAATGGGAGCACTGAGGGTTGGAGCCTCAAGCCTAGGTGAAACACAAGTCTTGAGCCTAGGCGAAACATAGTCACCTACATCAAACTCAACTTCCTTGCCCAGAAACTGATCTTCTTGGTGCATCTGAGAAATGAATTCTTCAGCCTTTTCCAACTCAATGAATTTCCTACTCCAATCCAACTCAGTCTAGTTGTAACCTCGATTCACCAAGTCCATAATTTTACCAAggtcatcatctttttcttcatcgAGCAAGGCAGATCTGTCCAGCACGCATGTTACCTTAGcatcttttgttcttcaatACACCAAATTTCAGCAAAGTTAGGTTGACGTGTACTCAGATACCATGtacaaataaacaaatctgAATGGTTGTTATCCAATCGAGCAAAAgcattttgtaattttggcACGGAAGCCAAAAGCCACAACTGCAATGCCATCAGAAATCCTTTAACTTCACATTTTAAATCACCAGACGAAACCTTATTTATAGATTCTATCAGTAAGTCGAAAGAATATTTTCCCCAAGGATAACTTTAGATTTAGCCATACGCTTTAGTCAAATAACTTACCTGAAACTTGTAGGTCTTAATCCGATATCTAAACAAGAATGTATTCTCAATAACAGCCAACATTGCTAGCCTCAGTTTTTCttactcatcatccttatccTCACCTAAAGCATTTATCTGATTTATCGTAAAGTTGTTTTGATGATCGGACCAAGGAATGTGTTTTCCAACTTACTGAATAAAGAATtggagaatatatttttaagaatctcCATGGTAGAAAATTCCGAATATTTATTGATTGATCCCGACTCCCTGACCTCATCGCTTATCGGGTATCTAGTACCAGGCAATGTAATCTTTGTTGAAGTGGACTCAGTCATTCTTATGCACCTGCAACAATACAATCACCAATTATCTCAAAATCTGAACCGCACACTCTAAGCCGTTTTCTTATTCTATAACCAAAAGCGATTAACTcgtaaaagataaataaaacataacaagaTATCGCTTATAACAACATCACGTccatataaacatatttgttTCACTCAACTTTATCACACCGGTTTAATCTCAGTGACTTTGATACCCAATTCAGATAACTCATCAATCTCTCAAATTCATACAAATCAAAAGTCTCTCTAGTCCCATATTGGAATCAACATATCAACAAATCgagaccaaaccaaaacaacaaacaaatcgaGACATGAGAATCTagagttgcaaaaaaaaatatatgatgatTACAAACCTGATTCAAGTAAAAGTGGACACTTTAGGAGGAAAACCCTACAAATGTTTGATTTGCAATAGGAAAAATCTGGAATTTAATTCGccggaaaagaagaagacaacgaTTAATCAGAAAAAATGATAGggttgaaggagaagaaaaagagagtgtcCTACTATAAAACTTATAAACGTTGTTGATTTGAGATAGCAAACTTATAaacatttttagattttatatagcAAACTTATAAAcgtttttacatttaagataggcgttataaacttataaactcataaacatTTTCAGATTTTAGATAGCAAACTtataaacgtttttttttttttttcacaacgtcaacttttcattaaccaaaatattacAATCAAATATAACAACTTTTTGGCTCAACTCTATAGAGGCTAATATAATGTGCTTTTGATTTGCTTGTGATACTTATAAAcgtgtttttagattttttagatttttttgacaaaattttcaaaagtataaaaaataagaCGGCCGTCAAAGGTTTCGGTGATCGGAAATTACaatgggaggaggaggagccatTAACGAAGAGCTGACCGAAGATGAGAAGAGAGCTCTCAGAGGAAGCAAATTCGCTCCTCTTACTTCTCTTCCCTCTTCTTCTCGCTCTAATCCTCTCCCcaggttctcttcttcttcttcttctttttttttcactccttagggtttttttttcttcttcttctcgatttcAAAATTCTAGACTTTCATGGATGTTGTTATTGATGTATACAGATTGGCTCATCCAGGTGGACCCTTGAAGACGAACAAAGCGGCGGCTTTAGCCAAGTTTATAGAGAGGAAGCTGCAAGATCCTAATGGGTTAGCTTCCATTGATCCGGACCTTCTCGAGTTAGCCGTCAAAAACGCCAAAGAAACTGTTATTTCGAGTGAGTCCTTT is from Camelina sativa cultivar DH55 chromosome 20, Cs, whole genome shotgun sequence and encodes:
- the LOC104770181 gene encoding uncharacterized protein LOC104770181 isoform X1; translation: MGGGGAINEELTEDEKRALRGSKFAPLTSLPSSSRSNPLPRLAHPGGPLKTNKAAALAKFIERKLQDPNGLASIDPDLLELAVKNAKETVISSGASSSGRRIQHVASFEDVEVSSDDDKIENTKLSKKKKKKNAKKKKDEKKKKKNKKHKVISLTPFFLISSFYLLFVSPTQIFL
- the LOC104770181 gene encoding E3 ubiquitin-protein ligase RBBP6 isoform X2, with product MGGGGAINEELTEDEKRALRGSKFAPLTSLPSSSRSNPLPRLAHPGGPLKTNKAAALAKFIERKLQDPNGLASIDPDLLELAVKNAKETVISSGASSSGRRIQHVASFEDVEVSSDDDKIENTKLSKKKKKKNAKKKKDEKKKKKNKKHKGQITVDEDAKLKRPKKKLKL
- the LOC104770181 gene encoding E3 ubiquitin-protein ligase RBBP6 isoform X3 — protein: MGGGGAINEELTEDEKRALRGSKFAPLTSLPSSSRSNPLPRLAHPGGPLKTNKAAALAKFIERKLQDPNGLASIDPDLLELAVKNAKETVISSGASSSGRRIQHVASFEDVEVSSDDDKIENTKLSKKKKKKNAKKKKDEKKKKKNKKHKITVDEDAKLKRPKKKLKL
- the LOC104770180 gene encoding protein GFS12-like, whose protein sequence is MRGEASELCFGCLDQRIKSDFSDQIVFSYGLSDSPLPFGSSAVVEVSDSSEEVSASSSSSSEFASFQFVLEYLRKEEHGCLANYVERCVVGVREGGTSNNAVDSDECFDCSPSGSQANEDDDTENITCGSVTCELSGSFPCWRRIAALLPIARVRKRSASDLQKLAVSFLSECPEDQVLASLHRLIDGKPSGEEIHSFFRLLGLPLSEENSKLPCLRHPNLAPVLRLLTSSDCLVSVLPKAPYTLENILQYSPSAIKSEWHRDFLIYQLLSALAHLHGLGVSHGDIRPSSILLSDSLWSWLKIYSKPDIGSRDASSISSRRWWCAEGCYSYGLYADLKISSDLDWQTYFNKWWRGELSNFEYLLVLNKLAGRRWGDHTFHPVMPWVIDFSKKPENDSDSGWRDLRKSKWRLAKGDEQLDFTYSTFESPHHVSDECLSELAVCSYKARRLPLSVLRKAVRSVYEPNEYPSDMQRLYDWTPDECIPEFYCDPRIFCSVHPSMSDLAVPPWTSSPEEFIKLHRDALESPHVSSLIHHWIDITFGYKMSGQAAITAKNVMLSSSEPTIPRSVGRRQLFSRPHPVRLGYSREKEQSRNELEMHTFHGFGVDNKRSIILQADDYLEETEEASAFSDHASHLSPEYHLHQNLVESPLHDSSSENTNKEKYSLPGTSENKGLPSSVSLNYLLEHMEVRDKASTEIQELLLWRQDFCARNFSKDIAGDIFSIGCVLAELYLMRPLFNSASLAAYLEGGDLPELVKELPPPTQVLVEACIEQDWRRRPSAKSLLDSPYFSAAVRSAHLFAAPLHLLAKDQTRLCYAASFAKQGALKTMGTFVAEMCAVYCLPLVTTPLSVDECELAYVLLKEFTKSLTPMAVQRLVLPSIQKILLTTGYSHLKVSLLQDSFVRELWNQIGKRVYLEMIHPLVISNLYNSPDKISASAASVLLIGSSEELGTPVTVHQTILPLISYFGKGISTDGIDLLVRIGRLLGVNFIVKQMLPLLEHVVCFCIDLSSMKKPEPVHSWCSLALTDCLITLDGLIALISDELLIHELTKGRLCLHVRVLMQKNLELRVLQFAATSLMSICQRLGQELTALHVLPQLKELFDEFAFSERSTDASDSLSWKIRAAKQNFHPESPIKSRMDLVLLLYPSFASLLGMEKLRQGCPTWLLLEQYLLKHHNWKWEYTGRSSRRNMEARPVLTKGPASKQPPKMLLNGSGRSVPQSQGLRNSNQLKPHIHVPVEEQEAVSNPLAREPWSWFPSPVACWEGLDIGRFGNLKDENQWKTRASVLSSARAHHGALRSLVVSEDECTVFTSGIDPGFKGSVQKWELASLSCVSSYHAHEEVVNDISILSSTGKIASCDGTIHVWNSQTGKLISLFSESQTDQYQASSYPSSKNNSNQSNRIASHGLSSGIFDENLYTCMHYLEYMDQLVVGTGFGALRFIDLARGQKLQLWGGEPIESGFTSLVSALCSGGSQTKHGDGVSVSPSWIAAGFSSGQCRLFDLRESGFISSWRAHDGYVTKLAAPESHLLVSSSLDKTLRIWDLRKSWTPQPFVVKGHNDVVSGFSIWGKDVISISRNNIGIFPLSKSQDEEAQQQQQRIIPQKLYMAEKGGRVRSDFSTIGVLPFSRLFIVGGHDGYLRICC